Proteins from one bacterium genomic window:
- a CDS encoding transposase family protein — translation MGKPSRRPAREARKARTEAQKKLREQQRAAGLNARPTATLANCKSPLRTPEEEQQARQEATGSYFQILRLQLPLLLRRLSRIPDPRVPKKTRHKLTMVLLYGMLSFVFQMASRREANRKMTMPTFQANLRLLIPDLEEIPHHDTLYRLLRRIEPDEFESAHLELVERLIRKKTFRRYLIGGHYPIAIDGTQKWMREWAFSDQALERSVGTGEKKKAQYYVYVLESCLAFANGMVIPLMSEFLVHSQGDDSTDTQDCEQKAFERLTARLKQRFPRLRILLLLDGLYPNG, via the coding sequence ATGGGTAAGCCCTCACGACGGCCAGCACGGGAAGCGCGCAAGGCGCGCACCGAGGCTCAGAAGAAACTGCGCGAGCAGCAGCGGGCCGCGGGCCTCAACGCCCGGCCGACGGCCACGCTCGCCAACTGCAAGAGCCCGTTGCGCACCCCGGAAGAAGAGCAGCAGGCGCGCCAGGAAGCCACAGGGAGTTACTTCCAGATCCTACGCTTGCAGCTGCCGTTGCTTCTGCGCCGCCTGTCGCGTATTCCCGATCCTCGAGTGCCGAAGAAGACTCGCCACAAGCTGACGATGGTGTTGCTCTACGGCATGCTGAGCTTCGTCTTTCAGATGGCCTCGCGGCGCGAAGCCAACCGCAAAATGACGATGCCGACGTTCCAGGCCAACCTGAGGCTTCTGATCCCTGATCTCGAAGAGATCCCCCACCACGATACGCTCTACCGCCTGCTCAGGCGCATAGAGCCCGACGAGTTCGAGTCCGCCCATCTGGAGCTGGTCGAGCGCTTGATCCGTAAGAAGACATTCCGCCGCTACCTGATCGGTGGGCACTATCCGATCGCCATCGACGGCACCCAGAAGTGGATGCGCGAGTGGGCTTTCAGCGACCAGGCGCTGGAGCGCAGCGTGGGTACGGGGGAGAAGAAGAAGGCGCAGTACTACGTCTATGTTCTGGAGTCCTGCCTGGCATTCGCCAACGGCATGGTGATTCCGCTGATGAGCGAGTTCCTGGTCCATAGCCAGGGCGATGACTCCACCGACACGCAGGACTGCGAGCAGAAAGCCTTCGAGCGTTTGACTGCGCGGCTCAAGCAGCGTTTCCCGCGGTTGCGGATCCTCCTGCTGCTCGATGGGCTGTATCCGAATGG